In a genomic window of Octopus sinensis linkage group LG16, ASM634580v1, whole genome shotgun sequence:
- the LOC115220396 gene encoding ubiquitin-like protein 7 isoform X2 gives MATINVRCFFDQNRFQLESIDLNSMVNEFINRISENVTLSDKEIELVYCGNCLQRTKTLESYGVKNGSMVYAVKKNVKEPVDSGKPNETEIAKVLTAFRMAIFNPSYRTTVENMLMDSDAVENLILTTPGLANDMTVLIMFQDLKLLLQLHKTKQIRQIIDEHPAFYHVAQLIAATVNEQGAKAGESFLSSAAYSLDQMSDDEESASPLHTQEQSPLQLDGSSIQGITASQLAAALAAASVPAGFSDPSTSGARMSTQLQQLRDMGITDEGLALHALQEAGGDIQAALEYIFGDIGGGSL, from the exons ATGGCCACCATCAACGTTCGATGTTTCTTTGATCAAAATCGTTTCCAGTTGGAGTCAATCGATCTGAATTCTATGGTCAACGAATTTATAAACCGAATTTCGGAAAATGTTACTCTATCAGACAAAGAAATTG AATTGGTTTATTGTGGTAATTGTTTACAAAGAACAAAGACTTTAGAATCATATGGTGTGAAGAATGGTTCTATGGTTTATGCTGTGAAGAAAAATGTGAAAGAACCTGTAGACTCCG GAAAAccaaatgaaacagaaattgcCAAAGTGTTAACAGCTTTCAGAATGGCAATTTTTAATCCTTCTTACAGGACAACA GTTGAAAATATGTTGATGGACTCTGATGCTGTGGAAAACCTAATCCTCACTACACCTGGTCTTGCCAATGATATGACAGTTttaa TAATGTTCCAGGATTTGAAACTCTTACTCCAGCTGCATAAAACAAAGCAAATTCGACA AATAATCGATGAACATCCTGCATTTTATCATGTTGCCCAGTTGATAGCTGCCACTGTCAATGAACAGGGAGCTAAGGCTGGGGAGAGCTTTTTGTCTTCAG ctGCATACTCTCTTGATCAAATGTCAGATGATGAAGAATCTGCATCACCACTTCATACCCAAGAACAGTCACCCTTACAA CTTGACGGAAGCTCTATTCAGGGTATAACAGCTTCACAGCTTGCTGCGGCTCTTGCTGCGGCCAGTGTACCAGCAGGTTTTTCTGACCCATCAACATCAGGAGCTCGAATGTCT ACCCAGCTTCAACAGCTTCGTGACATGGGTATCACAGATGAAGGTTTGGCACTACATGCTCTCCAAGAAGCAGGTGGAGATATACAGGCTGCACTAGAATATATATTTGGAGATATTGGTGGAGGTAGTTtatga
- the LOC115220396 gene encoding ubiquitin-like protein 7 isoform X1: MATINVRCFFDQNRFQLESIDLNSMVNEFINRISENVTLSDKEIELVYCGNCLQRTKTLESYGVKNGSMVYAVKKNVKEPVDSGKPNETEIAKVLTAFRMAIFNPSYRTTVENMLMDSDAVENLILTTPGLANDMTVLIMFQDLKLLLQLHKTKQIRQIIDEHPAFYHVAQLIAATVNEQGAKAGESFLSSAAYSLDQMSDDEESASPLHTQEQSPLQLDGSSIQGITASQLAAALAAASVPAGFSDPSTSGARMSDAASTSDSIGASPPISSDFFQQAMVHAQYVATQTQLQQLRDMGITDEGLALHALQEAGGDIQAALEYIFGDIGGGSL; encoded by the exons ATGGCCACCATCAACGTTCGATGTTTCTTTGATCAAAATCGTTTCCAGTTGGAGTCAATCGATCTGAATTCTATGGTCAACGAATTTATAAACCGAATTTCGGAAAATGTTACTCTATCAGACAAAGAAATTG AATTGGTTTATTGTGGTAATTGTTTACAAAGAACAAAGACTTTAGAATCATATGGTGTGAAGAATGGTTCTATGGTTTATGCTGTGAAGAAAAATGTGAAAGAACCTGTAGACTCCG GAAAAccaaatgaaacagaaattgcCAAAGTGTTAACAGCTTTCAGAATGGCAATTTTTAATCCTTCTTACAGGACAACA GTTGAAAATATGTTGATGGACTCTGATGCTGTGGAAAACCTAATCCTCACTACACCTGGTCTTGCCAATGATATGACAGTTttaa TAATGTTCCAGGATTTGAAACTCTTACTCCAGCTGCATAAAACAAAGCAAATTCGACA AATAATCGATGAACATCCTGCATTTTATCATGTTGCCCAGTTGATAGCTGCCACTGTCAATGAACAGGGAGCTAAGGCTGGGGAGAGCTTTTTGTCTTCAG ctGCATACTCTCTTGATCAAATGTCAGATGATGAAGAATCTGCATCACCACTTCATACCCAAGAACAGTCACCCTTACAA CTTGACGGAAGCTCTATTCAGGGTATAACAGCTTCACAGCTTGCTGCGGCTCTTGCTGCGGCCAGTGTACCAGCAGGTTTTTCTGACCCATCAACATCAGGAGCTCGAATGTCT GATGCAGCATCAACGTCTGATAGTATTGGTGCTTCACCACCCATCAGTAGTGACTTCTTCCAACAAGCCATGGTACACGCTCAGTATGTTGCTACTCAG ACCCAGCTTCAACAGCTTCGTGACATGGGTATCACAGATGAAGGTTTGGCACTACATGCTCTCCAAGAAGCAGGTGGAGATATACAGGCTGCACTAGAATATATATTTGGAGATATTGGTGGAGGTAGTTtatga